A window from Pseudomonas sp. Tri1 encodes these proteins:
- a CDS encoding LysR family transcriptional regulator codes for MNLSKVDLNLFIVFDAIYTEANLTRAGQIVGITQPAVSNALARLRETFNDPLFVRTAQGMVPTPMAQNIIGPVRNALSLLRVSVQESRIFNPLQAVKTYRISMTDLTEGVILPPLFQRLRRLAPTVAIESFLSKRRETTKELAAGRLDFAVDAPLNTDPQVRHVKLMEDRYVCAMRKGHPLAGKEKISLDDYLAQTHVHISSRRNGLGYVDLALGKMGIQRKIALRSQHYLMASQVLQQTDMVMTVPERFARRHDLHAFLLPVNDVPPVETHLYWHESTDQDPANRWMREQMIELCQQVTAHEKKLDKV; via the coding sequence ATGAATCTGAGCAAGGTCGACCTCAACCTATTCATTGTCTTCGATGCGATCTACACCGAAGCCAACCTGACTCGCGCCGGGCAGATCGTCGGCATTACCCAGCCAGCGGTGTCCAATGCCTTGGCGCGCCTTCGGGAGACCTTCAACGACCCATTGTTCGTGCGCACCGCCCAAGGCATGGTGCCCACGCCCATGGCCCAGAACATCATCGGCCCGGTGCGCAATGCCTTGTCGCTGCTGCGGGTGTCGGTGCAGGAAAGTCGGATTTTCAACCCGCTGCAGGCGGTCAAGACCTACCGCATCAGCATGACCGACCTCACCGAGGGCGTGATCCTGCCGCCGTTGTTCCAACGCCTGCGCCGCCTGGCGCCGACCGTGGCCATCGAAAGCTTCCTGTCCAAGCGCCGTGAAACCACCAAGGAACTGGCCGCCGGGCGCCTCGACTTCGCCGTGGACGCGCCGCTCAACACCGACCCGCAGGTGCGCCACGTCAAGCTGATGGAAGACCGTTACGTGTGCGCCATGCGCAAGGGGCATCCGCTGGCGGGCAAGGAAAAAATCAGCCTCGACGATTACCTGGCCCAGACCCACGTGCATATCTCCAGCCGCCGCAACGGGTTGGGTTATGTCGACCTGGCCCTAGGCAAAATGGGCATCCAGCGCAAGATCGCCTTGCGCTCCCAGCATTACCTGATGGCCTCCCAGGTACTGCAACAAACCGACATGGTCATGACCGTTCCCGAACGCTTCGCCCGTCGCCACGATCTGCATGCCTTCCTGTTGCCGGTCAACGATGTACCACCGGTGGAAACCCACTTGTACTGGCACGAAAGCACCGACCAGGACCCCGCCAACCGCTGGATGCGCGAGCAGATGATCGAGCTGTGCCAGCAGGTGACCGCTCATGAGAAGAAGCTCGATAAGGTTTAG
- a CDS encoding MerR family DNA-binding transcriptional regulator → MSSQTYSISDLARELDITTRAIRFYEEQGLLSPERRGQERIYSPRDKVSLKLILRGKRIGFSLAECRELIELYDPTSGNQKQLHSMLAKIAERREQLEQQLLDIEQMKLELDTAEERCIQALEQTLKSEEIVR, encoded by the coding sequence ATGAGCAGCCAGACCTACAGCATCTCCGACCTCGCCCGCGAATTGGACATCACCACCCGGGCCATCCGCTTCTATGAGGAACAGGGCCTGTTGAGCCCCGAGCGACGTGGCCAGGAACGTATTTACTCGCCGCGGGACAAGGTCAGCCTGAAGCTGATCCTGCGGGGCAAGCGCATTGGTTTCTCCCTGGCCGAGTGTCGCGAGCTGATCGAACTCTACGACCCCACCAGCGGCAATCAAAAGCAGCTGCACAGCATGCTGGCGAAAATCGCCGAGCGCCGCGAACAACTCGAACAGCAGTTGCTGGACATCGAACAGATGAAGCTGGAACTCGACACCGCCGAAGAACGCTGCATCCAGGCCCTGGAGCAGACGCTCAAGAGCGAGGAAATCGTGCGGTAA